The proteins below come from a single Xyrauchen texanus isolate HMW12.3.18 chromosome 1, RBS_HiC_50CHRs, whole genome shotgun sequence genomic window:
- the LOC127624284 gene encoding endonuclease domain-containing 1 protein-like, whose translation MKLICLSVALLIPLLSLVLRSQAGVVYDFNHVESCKDFLYMGTPPKGYLSASLKKICQRYMDKPRFITFYDPQKHIPIYSAYTFKKSDGEKRVDVPWMFEPQLAIEKGSSSMEPFPQSSFMHRNFEDTQAVLEDYADVIQYERGQLNPDQHQADPLDKAATYTLTNVVPLIREFSIGPWSTQEDAIRKRLNNFCHGKAYVITGVTTSGNMIRRDNLDRVAIPEYIWTAYCCTDYDHNAPYSERYKFPAFGAYGLNDRVNNQIVEVPIKNLEKFLKGKMQVDRNFQVFYSDCVSDL comes from the exons ATGAAGCTCATTTGCCTTTCTGTAGCCTTGTTGATCCCACTGCTGTCTCTGGTATTGAGATCACAGGCTGGAGTGGTGTATGACTTCAACCACGTAGAGAGCTGTAAGGATTTTCTTTATATGGGCACTCCACCAAAAGGCTACCTTAGTGCCTCTTTAAAAAAGATTTGCCAGCGATACATGGACAAGCCTCGCTTCATCACCTTCTATGACCCCCAAAAACACATTCCCATATACTCAGCCTACACTTTCAAGAAATCAGATGGGGAGAAACGAGTAGATGTTCCCTGGATGTTTGAACCGCAG CTGGCTATTGAGAAAGGTAGCAGTAGCATGGAACCCTTCCCCCAGTCATCCTTCATGCACAGAAACTTTGAAGACACACAGGCTGTGTTGGAAGACTATGCTGATGTGATCCAATATGAACGTGGCCAACTGAACCCAGATCAGCATCAAGCAGACCCGCTGGACAAGGCCGCCACATACACCTTGACCAATGTGGTTCCCTTGATAAGGGAGTTCAGTATTGGTCCCTGGAGCACACAGGAAGATGCGATCCGCAAACGGCTCAATAATTTTTGCCACGGTAAGGCTTATGTGATTACTGGGGTGACAACATCTGGTAACATGATCCGGCGTGATAACCTGGATCGTGTAGCCATCCCCGAGTACATATGGACAGCTTATTGCTGCACAGATTATGATCACAATGCTCCTTACTCAGAGCGCTACAAGTTTCCAGCATTTGGTGCCTACGGCCTCAATGATCGTGTGAACAACCAGATAGTGGAGGTTCCAATCAAGAATCTAGAGAAATTTCTCAAGGGCAAAATGCAGGTGGACAGGAACTTCCAGGTCTTTTACAGCGACTGTGTGTCTGATTTATAA